In Macaca thibetana thibetana isolate TM-01 chromosome 8, ASM2454274v1, whole genome shotgun sequence, one DNA window encodes the following:
- the LOC126961666 gene encoding 40S ribosomal protein S5-like, with product MAEWKAAAPVVAESPGIKLFGKWSSDDAQIYDTSLQDYTAVKETYAKYLPHSAEQYATKRFRKAQCPIERLTYSMMMHGRNKRKKLMIVRIVKHAFEIIQLLTGDNPLQVLVNAIINSGPREDCTCTGRARTVRRQAVDVSPLRRVNQAIWPRCTGALEAAFRNIKTIAECLADELISAAKGSSNSYAIKKKDELECVAKSNR from the coding sequence ATGGCCGAGTGGAAGGCAGCAGCACCAGTGGTAGCAGAGAGCCCTGGCATCAAGCTCTTTGGGAAGTGGAGCTCCGATGATGCGCAGATCTATGACACTTCCTTGCAGGATTACACTGCAGTGAAGGAGACGTATGCCAAGTACCTGCCTCACAGTGCAGAGCAGTATGCCACCAAACGCTTCCGCAAAGCTCAGTGCCCCATAGAGCGCCTCACTTACTCCATGATGATGCACGGCCGCAACAAACGCAAGAAGCTCATGATCGTGCGCATCGTCAAGCACGCCTTCGAGATCATCCAGCTGCTCACAGGCGACAACCCTCTGCAGGTCCTGGTGAACGCCATCATCAACAGTGGTCCCCGGGAGGACTGCACATGCACTGGGCGAGCCAGGACCGTGAGACGACAGGCTGTGGACGTGTCCCCATTACGCCGTGTGAATCAGGCCATCTGGCCGCGGTGCACAGGCGCTCTTGAGGCTGCCTTCCGGAACATCAAGACCATTGCCGAGTGCCTGGCAGATGAGCTCATCAGTGCTGCCAAGGGCTCCTCCAACTCCTATGCCATCAAAAAGAAGGACGAGCTGGAGTGTGTGGCCAAGTCCAACCGCTGA